The window AGGGtagtatagatttttaaacccaacagggaatatatattattcattctCTGGGACAAATCCATTGCCtagatttactcagtattcaccctctcctttctttccctctaatataaTAGATCTCTGTGCCTCTTCATCTGGTACTATTTATCCAGTAATGCCTAGCCTTTTCCTAGTatagtccttctttttatgtctttattgttttaaccctgtcttgcaCCTACaatccctttgtcaaaatatactctttttatGAGACCTGATAGAaggcttgattgattgataagcaatattgcctcatagtcactaagtatcctttcctcatctgtctcATTAGAAACAAACTTCTCAAGAATCACAAATAACACACATTAATAACCACTTTATCATttacccccttaccttccatggacacacaattctcaagagtcaaaGCATCCtgcaaaatcaaatcatttcatgaaccatttatatccTCCAAGCCccactccctccaattgtagccaaagtgtCAAGCAgagtaaaatattttcatgatgttttcatgacCGGTACCTCCTTAATTGAGGTATCTAATAAAGTAAGGTCACTTATGATTAAATTTTGTACagagcctctaagtactctaagtactagaacaccctgaaggtctctcttaagagctTTAGAATAGATTGTAAGGCAAGGgtgacactggcacaggatcacccagcatagggtgttctcatcagagaaagtgatgtattctatgaacaaggcagaatttaagtggctcaaaggaaatgtgaaaaacATAAGTATAGAGTaaacatcccaggtgttcacatggaccatttgtgAGTATTCTGGGCTCATATTAgactgatcagccatagtcagacataCTTTAACTTGTCTCAAAGTGCTGTCATTTGTGTCTCCTTTGATAAAGAAAGCCAAGAACCAACCAAAGCCATATTCTTTAAGAACAGTCCCATCAACTATATTTAATCATTTAACTATTGAAGAgaattacaattttcaagagttgcctaagtgttatcttcccttgtagggaagtatacaatttaatgtacttgactaacatttgttttcttttttcctttccattttccttttttttgtgtatctcttcagtcctgtatttgaagcTTGAAATTTCTGCTCAGATCtcttctttttatcagaaaattttgtaaGGACTTTATTTCATTGAAGACCATCTTTTCTCCTTACGGAATGGAATTAATTTTTCAGGATactaaattcttggttgtaatcgaAAATCCTTTGCcctctaaaatatcatattccaggtgctctgatcctttaatttttaagctGATAAGTCGTGGGTatttctgattgtgtttcctttgcatttaaattgtgtctttttgactgcttgcagtattttctccttcatttgagaattctggaatttaccTGTGATAATCTTTGGAGTTTTAATCCTAGGATGTCTTTCTGGAATTGTTCtggtattctttctctttttgcaaggcaatgggtttaagtgacttgcccaaggtgacacaactagacaattattattaagtgtcttaggctggatttgaactcacatcctcctgactccagggccagtgtctaTTCATTATGCCTATTCGTTAGGTACCCCCAGTACTCTTTCAAGgacaattttttcttcttgatctggtCTATTAAGGTAGGAGGAACCATAGagagatagaacactgaccttagagtctggaggatgggagttcgaatccagttcCAGACActttacacttactagctgtgagatgctaggaaagtcacttaaccctaattatcACACATCCAGGATGAactccagtcattttgattcatatctgttcaCTGGACCAAGaaaactctggaggagaaagtgagttggtgacttagcatagcacttcccactcactcaaatccaattagtTCTTGTCATgccatcagctccctgatgtcatgatcttcttcaacaatgaaggataaacatcatcatcaggaGAGCTTTCcataatgatttcttgaaaggtattttccaggcttttttaaaTCTAAGTTTTCTAGTAGACAGTTTaattcctggatctattttccaagtcattgcTTTTCCTAATATGTACTTaaccttttcttcaattttttcagccatttgatTTTGGTTGATGGGATCattagagtcattagtttctctttttctaattctacttttttagaGATTTATTCCCTTCCATtagattttgaattttcttttatactgggttaattttacttttcagtaagttgttttacttttccatttggttaatttttgcTGAGTTGCACTCCCTTGCCAGTTGGGTCATTTGACTCTTAGATGACTtgtattccttttctagttggttgatttggcttttagatgagttgcatcgCTGTTTCTAGTTGGTCAATTGTCTTGTTTtctgaattatattctttttccgggtggttatttttatttttaaaggagttaatttctttggtcaatttttcataattttcctgcatggcattcatttctttttttctatttttattcttctcttctttggattttaaaatctttttaagttctatgaggttttggattttaaTCCAATTCATGACCTCTTTTGAGgtttcccatgtaggtaatttgtcacgattttcttcttctgagatggcatttttatcatctctatctgaatagtgactttctatggttagctctttttctgttcattttgatTGTAGAGGTCTGTTCTCATGGTATAGGGAGTATAATCTTGAGCTTTTTGTGCCtgggctggggtctgatctctgGAATATCAACTGCCAAGATCTTACCTACACAGGCCATATGGTCCTAagaagaggtttgtttcctcctatAGGTCTAGGCTCTGCCAATGCAATGGTttattcccaacccagtcctgtcttctGTCCATGTTCCAAAGGCTCAAACTTGGTTTGAGAATGCTGACTCGCTACTGGGAATTGGGTTGCACTCTGACTAGAAACTTCCTTCTGGCTTTCCCGTTCTCCTGCCCagctggactttacttcccctttttcccccaaagagacagacctttttcAGAAGACCTTCCATGATGTCAAAGGtaaaacttgttttgatctttttttggtagaatctgtagctttaatgccTGGGTAGAGACTTCACTTAACATTGTGAAGGGAAAAGCTCTGACGGCACGCTAGTTTCATGCCACCATTTTGTCGATGCCCCAGAAGTCTCATTCAAAGATCTTTCTAACCTGTtacctcccctctcctttccaggcttcttatacCTTATACCTTTACCTGTGTGCACCTCTCCAGAGATAACTGCCTCCCTACTCTTCCGCCAACAAGATGCCCTGTCTCTTATCTCCCCCCATGCCAGAAGGGCCCTCCCTCTCATTCTGTGGCACCAATGCAGTTGTTCTGAGCTCAGGCTGGAAGGATCAGTATGGAGCCAAGGAGGGAAGCCATTGGGTATAGGCAGGAACAGGACTTGGGCATGATTAGCAACTCTACCACTAATTCACCCCCACATTATattaccttcctttcctcttctgtgaaatgagacCAAAGGACTCAGTGATCTCCTGATCTCCAGCCAAGCTTCACCCAATTCTGAAGACCTGTGATCTTAAGTCAGATGGTCATGGGCAGTTGGATTTGCCTGACCTCATACTTAGAAAGAGAGTAGTGAAATTGTAATTTTAAGCTTGGGATTTCCATCTCTTTTCTGAGCTTAGACTAAGAGTAAGATCCagtttagtttttaaataatGGTATCAATCATCCCTGATAGTGCAGGTACACAGGGTCTTTCTTTGGTTCTGCCTTCACATCTACCATTCATGAATCTAAATCACGCTGACTTCCTTCCTCACAAAAGTGGGCGTAAAGGAACCACTAGGATAATAATAAAAGCTCATACCACAGACCATTTTATATCCATTATTTCCTTGGATCTTCCAATGCTTTATTGAGTTAGGTGGGATAATCATCTCTGTGTGCACATAAGGATACTGAGGCTGAGGTGAATGAAATGGTGTGCCCCAGTTAGTTGGTCCAGTCTTGTCCTCTGGACTCCAACCAAGTGTACCATGCCCAGCCTTGGGCTGGATGAGATGTGAAAGATAATGGCTTCATATTGTGGTTAGAGGGAAATAATTAACCAATGAACTTCTTATCATTCCATGACCTTCatgaaactgtctttttttttcatcagtacaCAATATTTCTTTGGGGTGGGGACACCCTTCCCCTAAAGTTGGTAATTCCCCCTTCTTTCTTAGCCTTCCATAAAAGTAATGGGCACTGAGTCATGAAGTGATAGGTACTGTGAGACTCTGGCATacacagaaaggggaaaaatgactcCTGAACTTTTAAAAGCAGAAACTTGATTGGGTGACAATGTGAAAATAATGAGAAACCTTTCAGACAACTGCAGTTCATGGATGATAATGAGAGAGAGCTGTGGAGCAGAGAAAAACCTCCTGAAGAAGGTAAGATGTGAACTGATACCCGAAGGGTGCCAGGAAGACCAAGGCTCCAACGGTGGGCGCAGGATCATCGATAAAAGACAGCTGTAATCGACTGAGTGGTACATGAAAACTGATGTGGAATCTGCTTCATTCAAAAAGGGATGTGATGGTCATTATTCCCATGCAATCATCTCTTTGACTTCTTGGACAAACGTTTTCCAAATATCATTTCTTTCATGGTTCTTTCATCTACTTCAGAAAAGTCCATTGAGAAAAGTTTCTAAATCCGGTGAAAAGTCACAGAGGCTGAGTATCATCAGAAGAgaggatagagagacagagacagagagagacagagaccgagacagagagaaagacagagagactcagcaacagagacagacagagacagagacagacagaaacaaagatagacagagacagacagattcaAGGAGGGAATTCCAATACCAAGTGCACCAGAAAAGTCAAGTCAGACAGGAACAGAAACCATCTCATAAGGGAGTAAGTAAGAAGGCAGCAGGGAGGAAATTATGCAATCTGATGCACATCACTTATTGTAGAAAAATTGGGCAGATAAGGTAGGAGAAGAAATTTGGCTTTGAGAGAGGACAGCCAAGTTCCTGgcaagtccttttccttttcttggccTCTGGTTACTCTTTAGTAAAATGAAGTGACTTCTAAGTCCCCTTCTACCTCAAAATTTGGAGACTGTGATTCTGATATGAGTGTGATCAAGATAGTGTTGttctgaggtggctaggtggtacagtggatagagcactggccctggagtcaagaggacctgagttcaaatgtgacctcagacactcaataatgacctagctgtgtggtcttgggcaaggcacttaatcccattgccttgcaacatcCTAAAAAACAAGACAGTGTTGTTCTGTGGATGTTTTTGGtccagaggagaggaagagatagagatattgatatttcttttaatgGTTAATCTAAGGAAATCAATCACATATATGAAGAATCCAAAGTTCCATCTCTCTTCCACTTACATTTTATCTCATTAAATGTCTCATTGTTtccatgaccagaaaaagagaagAACAGAGTTTATCAAAATGGAACACAGTAAAGCTTATATAGAACTGGCTCTTTCTTAAGGACCCTGGACTTTGCAGACATGGCACCAGTGCTCCGTTCTTGGTCCAGGGCTGTGGTGAGGCTGGCTTTCTGGGCTGCTTGCCTAGGCTTAGCCAAAGGTGGGAAGCTACTGGTGATCCCTATGGATGGAAGCCACTGGCTCAGCATGCGGGAACTCATTGAGGAGCTCAGCCTGAGAGGCCATGAAAGTATTGTCCTGGCTCCAGAACTGTCCGTGCACATCAGAGAAGGACCATTCTACACCTTGAGGAGCTTTCCAGTCAATTACAGCAAGGACCTCTTCCAGGAGATGATACACAAAAGTTTCCCTAGATTTTTTGATCCAAAACCTTTTCTGGATAGAGTTTTTGATATCATTGCCATATTGAGGAAAATGTCTTCTATGCAGCTTAACTTTTGTATGGACTTAGTCTATAAcaaggaactgatgaaatctcTGAAAGAGGTCCACTATGATGCTATTTTAACTGATCCGGTTGTTCCCTGTGGTGCCATTATGGCCCAGTATTTATCCATTCCAAGTGTTTATTTCTTGAGAGGAGTTCCCTGTAGGTTTGATGCTGAAAGCACTCATTGCCCTGACCCACCTTCCTATATCCCTAGAATGACCACAGGACTCACAGACCAGATGACATTTCTACAGCAGGTAAAGAACATTCTATACTCTTCATTCCATAAGGTGGTGTGCCATATGTTTTTTTCACCTTTTACAAGCCTGGCTTCAGAACTTCTTCAGAAAGACATGAGTATGGTGAATATCCTGAGTCATGGATCTGTGTGGCTTATAAGGACAGACTTTGTGATGGATTACCCTAAACCAATCATGCCAAATATGGTCTTCATTGGGGGCATCAACTGTGCAAAGACCAAACCACTCTCTCAGGTTGGTATGTGATCCCGTAACCAATATTACAGATGCTCCCCAGTTGGCAACTTTGAGCATCTTGTTTTTAAGAGAGGAGAAGACAGTATTCTTAGTGTCCATAGTGAGATGACCCAAGGAGGTCCCAGAAAATCATTATAAGCTCTATGACATTTCCTGAACTTATTACACCTATAGAGACAAATTAGAGGTGATGATAAAGATAGGAAAAGTTTACCTGCAAATAGCTTTTTTGCAATGATGTCTTTGTCTTTTGAGTGATATCAAATCAGGAGTCTTAATTGAGTCCATGATCTGCTCTGTCTAgatgtataaccttgggcaagtgagTTTCCTTTGCCACGTCAGATCCCTTTGCCTGCACAAGTGATCCCTTTACACCTTGTCTTCTTCAGTACCCCCAATCTCTTACAAATCTTCAttctcttcctgactcttggctATTTTACTATTGCCAACAAATATGCTCACATCTCCCCCTGCTTCAATATATCCTCATTTGATCTATCTATCTTTGGTGATGATTGGACTGTATCTCTCTGGGGTTTTGTGACTAAACTCCAGAAAAGATCATCCACAACAAAAATTTCCACTTCCCtctctttcactcttttcttATCACTgacttttgatttcatctttcaacCAGAACTGGCCCCTCCAATGTTACCAGTCATCTTATCATTgacaaatccaatgaccttttctcagtcctcatccttcttaacCTCTATGGTCTTTGACTTCACCAGCagcctttttctccttcctactcTCTTCTTCCTACTTTTCATGACACTGCTCTTCTGGTTTCCCCTCCCTACCTGaactctttctcagtctccttagTTTGATCATTTGACTTGTTGGGAAAAACTTTccaaaaagcttttccttgccaACACCCATCATGCTGCTTTCATCTACTTCTGGAGGGCCATTGAGTAAAGTGCCTCAACCATGTGAAAGGCCACAGAGGCTGGAAGCTCAGCAGAATGGAGAGatctttctgtgtgtgtataaCCTTTGCCCCATGTCACCAGCTCATGAATCTTCTTGACATTTGGCATGTAGGAAAAGTCTTCTCTTTAACCTTTGAACCACATAGTATGGATTTTCATGTGGGATTGATGAATAAGCTTTTTCCAGAACAACAATCATGAGAGTGAAGGCTTTCTCTTCAGTGAGAttgctgttgggtttttttttttgatccttcaGCCACTTTTCCCCATGTTCAGGAGAGTTGGAGGATTTTGTTCAATTAGGATGTTGCCCCACCAAACCCCAGAGAAAATCATCTCCTTAGAACTATTTCCATCCAGAAGCATGGACAACTCAATTCTATTTAACCAATAAATATGCATCATTTAAACTCCTCATATACACCAGGCATTGCAGAAAAGCACAGGAAACTCAGATTACAATGGGAAGGTCCATTCTCCACAATCAGCATGTAAAAGTTATGGGCAGATCTacaaagcacctactatgtgaaaTATACTCTAGAAACAGGAAATGGAATGGCCAAAGGACCATTTTCTCAATGATTTCTCATTTTCATCCAACCACTGTCATCCATTTCTTTAGTCTTTACCACATGCCAGGATCTTTACCAGGGGCTGGGATGCAAATGCAAAAGtacaaaagagaaatcatttctgccctcaaggagcttaaatccAAGTAAGGAGATGAAGAAGTATGGCCCACATACCCAGAAAAGGAGAGAATGCTCCCACCCAGGCATCCAATAATGGCACTGGACATAATCGGAGGAGAAAGGCAGTCTTGACTTAGGTTCATTGTGTACCATGACCAAAAAGGGTCAGAAAGGCTGTCTGGTCCTCCTCTCTcatttataagtgaagaaatatAAGTACCAAGGCAATACCTCTCCCCTTCAGCTATCCATGCAGCTAGGAGCTAGGAAGAGGTTTTAGGCAGAGAAAGTGGTCAACAGGTTCTCCTCAGACTTCTCAAGATAAAGAGGAGCAGGGAATTCTCTCCATGGAAGGTGTCCAAATGCCAGGACAGGGCTTAATTATTGGTTCATGTATTCTTTGAGTAAATTACAATTTAGGATCAATGTGCTTCTGacccttgaaaaaaatgactctggaagaagaCAGATTCTATCCAGTCCAGATACTTGATTCTGACAGAGAAAAGCTTTTTGAATTGGCATCATGGGCATCATGTCATTTCATCAGCAAGAATGCTCCGTGTGTGGGACCCATCCTCTAGTGAAAGGGACATGATCTACAAGACCAGCCCTAAAGACTTTCTGTAGGCATttccaaggttaagtgacttaccctgggtCACCAAGCTTAAAAAGGCTGAAATAGAATTCAAAGAGAGATCCTCCTGTCTCCCAAATTAGAACATCTGCTGTGCCCCTGACTTTGGAGTTTTATACAAACCACAAGGCAGTGTAACATAGTGGGGGGGGGTATTCTGGATTTGGGGTCAGAGGATCTGGATGTGTcacctgtgtgacattgggctcCTCACTTCATCTCCCAGTTGTTTCACAAGTAACATGAAAGAGCTGGACTGGATGACCACAGGAAAAGGTCCCTTTCAGCCCCAAATCTGCAGCATGCCCTCCCTATTTAGATAGCTTGCCATGGGAGGTTGCTTAAAATTACCACTCTTTCAAAAGTAAATGCCTTGTTCTCTGTAGTTTACCCTTTCTCAATAAAAACAATCATGGAACTGGGCTAAATTTTAACTTGTCCTACAGATCAATTGGAGGTAAAAAGATTGAGAATCACAAATCAAAGACCTTTGGTCTAGAGACAAACAGCTTGTAGCAAATGGCAGACTGAGGGAGAGATGACTGCTCAATATTCCAGTGCTCCGGGACTCTTTCTTTTGCTGTTCTGCTTGGGGTTAGCAGAAGGGGGGAAGTTGCTGGTGATTCCAGTGGATGGCAGCCACTGGCTCAGCATGCAAGGTGTCCTTCAGGAACTGCAGATCAGAGGACATGAAATTGTGGTGATTGCCCCTGAAGTGACTGCTCTTATCCAAGAAGCTCCATTTTATGACCTCAAAAGGTATCCAGTACCCTTCCAGAAAGAGGATCTGGAGGCCAGCTT is drawn from Macrotis lagotis isolate mMagLag1 chromosome 5, bilby.v1.9.chrom.fasta, whole genome shotgun sequence and contains these coding sequences:
- the LOC141489139 gene encoding UDP-glucuronosyltransferase 1-2-like isoform X1; its protein translation is MAPVLRSWSRAVVRLAFWAACLGLAKGGKLLVIPMDGSHWLSMRELIEELSLRGHESIVLAPELSVHIREGPFYTLRSFPVNYSKDLFQEMIHKSFPRFFDPKPFLDRVFDIIAILRKMSSMQLNFCMDLVYNKELMKSLKEVHYDAILTDPVVPCGAIMAQYLSIPSVYFLRGVPCRFDAESTHCPDPPSYIPRMTTGLTDQMTFLQQVKNILYSSFHKVVCHMFFSPFTSLASELLQKDMSMVNILSHGSVWLIRTDFVMDYPKPIMPNMVFIGGINCAKTKPLSQEFEAYVNASGEHGIVVFSLGSMVSEIPMAKAMEIAEALGTVPQTVLWRYTGKTPPNLAKNTKLVKWLPQNDLLAHPKTRAFITHAGSHGIYEGLCNGVPMVMMPLFGDQMDNAKRMESRGAGVTLNVLEMTTDDLSKALKSVINDKSYKENIMRLSALHKDRPISPLDLAVFWVEFVMRNKGAPHLRAAAHDLNWIQYHSLDVIAFLLAIVLTVVLIVVKSFKFCYRKCFGKKGKAKKATKAKSN